A window of the Rhizobium brockwellii genome harbors these coding sequences:
- a CDS encoding SelT/SelW/SelH family protein, with protein MTEKARVTILYCTQCNWLLRASWMAQELLHTFSDSLGEVALIPATGGNFEIRVNGDLIWERKRDGGFPGPKELKQRVRDIVEPGRDLGHVDRASLES; from the coding sequence ATGACCGAAAAAGCCCGCGTCACGATCCTCTACTGCACCCAGTGCAACTGGCTGCTGCGCGCCAGCTGGATGGCGCAGGAACTGTTGCATACCTTTTCCGACAGCCTCGGCGAAGTGGCGCTAATTCCTGCCACCGGCGGCAATTTCGAGATCCGCGTCAATGGCGATCTCATCTGGGAGCGCAAGCGCGACGGCGGCTTTCCCGGGCCGAAGGAGCTGAAACAGCGGGTCCGCGACATCGTCGAGCCCGGCCGCGATCTCGGCCACGTCGACCGCGCCTCGCTCGAAAGCTGA
- a CDS encoding BA14K family protein — MPAARTLLFAGLLAVLAPAIAGADSLKLGKPGVGPLNTGSTLCDFRGCFGFGPQQWHRPAYVQPNYRPRGAGPTYYRPGAAGPPQLTYDPPPVQRVQPKARDMNSHAAWCSNEYRSYNPRTDRFLTYEGIYKTCRSPYR; from the coding sequence ATGCCCGCTGCCCGCACGCTTCTGTTCGCCGGTCTCTTGGCCGTTTTGGCACCCGCCATCGCAGGGGCCGATTCGCTGAAGCTGGGCAAGCCGGGGGTCGGGCCGCTCAATACGGGATCGACGCTCTGCGATTTTCGTGGCTGCTTCGGTTTCGGGCCGCAGCAATGGCATCGCCCAGCCTATGTTCAGCCGAACTATCGTCCGCGCGGCGCGGGGCCAACCTATTACCGGCCGGGCGCTGCCGGGCCGCCGCAGCTGACCTATGATCCGCCGCCGGTGCAAAGGGTGCAGCCGAAAGCGCGCGACATGAACAGCCATGCCGCCTGGTGCAGCAACGAGTACCGCTCCTACAATCCGAGGACGGATCGTTTCCTCACCTATGAGGGCATCTACAAGACCTGCCGCTCGCCCTACCGCTGA
- a CDS encoding GumC family protein — translation MNQYDRNRVSRLPGWRSFEPSQTAPEGVRVRSPVVRPDDFVRPSVEPAPPPFVPPASIAETRQYERPAPPAPLPKQPVVDAPPNAESAPAAPLLDLRSSIAAIWSRRLIVLGLALLGALAGGAVAPRIAQKFTAISSLYFDPRQIGLADAGAQSSGPSPEMISALIDSQVQILTSGNVLRRVAEAMKLDQDPEFTGGRTDGAAVIGTLQKALVITREASTYVVSLAATTNDPEKSARLANQVVTSFTEEENSASNGIYENTSSTLDGRLNDLRQKVLEAEQAVETFRADNDMAATEGNLISDQRLVSLNTMLVTAQEKTIQAKARADAVANLRVEDIVAGNQAEGGVTSPLVSLRQQYATQAAAVGSLESQMGTRHPRLQAARSSLLSIGGEIKGELQRLATSARGEYEQAKSAEDSIAKELAVQKALQASSSDKQVELNELQRKATAARDIYETVLKRSSQTSEEQNFNQSNIRVISPAEPPVKGDGPGKTILLVAGVIGGFLAGFVVGAGFAILAGLFSHPVIRSYFRKSPAAAA, via the coding sequence ATGAACCAGTATGACAGGAACAGGGTAAGCCGGCTCCCTGGCTGGCGCAGTTTTGAGCCATCTCAGACTGCACCGGAAGGCGTGCGCGTGCGCAGTCCCGTCGTCCGCCCGGATGATTTCGTCCGGCCATCGGTCGAACCCGCCCCGCCCCCCTTCGTGCCGCCGGCAAGCATTGCGGAAACCCGCCAATATGAGCGTCCGGCACCTCCGGCGCCGCTTCCAAAGCAACCTGTCGTCGACGCACCGCCGAATGCAGAGTCCGCGCCGGCCGCACCGCTTCTCGACCTCCGCTCGAGTATCGCCGCGATCTGGAGCCGGCGGCTGATCGTGTTGGGCCTGGCGCTTCTCGGAGCCCTGGCCGGCGGGGCGGTGGCGCCGCGCATCGCCCAGAAATTCACCGCCATCAGCAGCCTTTATTTCGACCCGCGCCAGATCGGCCTTGCCGATGCCGGCGCGCAATCTTCGGGTCCCTCGCCGGAAATGATCTCGGCGCTGATCGACAGCCAGGTGCAGATCCTGACCTCGGGCAATGTGCTGCGGCGCGTCGCCGAAGCCATGAAGCTCGACCAGGATCCCGAATTCACCGGTGGCCGCACGGATGGCGCTGCCGTGATCGGCACTCTGCAGAAGGCGCTGGTCATCACCCGTGAGGCCAGCACCTATGTCGTCTCGCTTGCCGCCACGACCAATGATCCCGAAAAATCCGCGAGGCTTGCCAACCAGGTGGTCACCTCCTTCACCGAGGAGGAGAACAGCGCTTCGAACGGCATCTACGAAAATACCTCGTCGACGCTCGACGGACGCCTCAACGACCTGCGCCAGAAGGTGCTGGAGGCCGAGCAGGCTGTCGAAACCTTCCGCGCCGACAACGACATGGCCGCGACCGAGGGCAACCTGATTTCCGATCAGCGGCTCGTTTCGCTGAATACGATGCTGGTGACGGCACAGGAAAAGACCATCCAGGCAAAGGCGCGCGCCGATGCCGTCGCCAACCTCCGCGTCGAGGACATCGTCGCCGGCAACCAGGCGGAGGGCGGCGTCACCTCGCCGCTCGTCAGCCTGCGTCAGCAATATGCCACTCAGGCCGCCGCCGTCGGCAGCCTCGAAAGCCAGATGGGCACGCGTCATCCGCGCCTGCAGGCGGCCCGTTCCTCGCTGCTGAGCATTGGCGGCGAAATCAAGGGCGAATTGCAGCGTCTCGCCACCTCGGCAAGGGGCGAATACGAGCAGGCAAAGTCCGCTGAGGACAGCATCGCCAAGGAACTTGCCGTGCAGAAGGCGTTGCAGGCGAGTTCGTCGGACAAGCAGGTGGAATTGAACGAATTGCAGCGCAAGGCGACGGCGGCCCGCGATATTTACGAGACGGTGCTGAAACGCTCCAGCCAGACGAGCGAGGAGCAGAACTTCAACCAGAGTAACATTCGCGTCATTTCGCCGGCCGAGCCGCCGGTCAAGGGAGACGGTCCCGGAAAGACGATTCTATTGGTTGCCGGCGTCATCGGCGGTTTTCTCGCCGGTTTCGTCGTCGGCGCGGGCTTTGCGATCCTCGCCGGCCTCTTCAGCCATCCCGTGATCAGAAGTTATTTCAGGAAGTCTCCCGCTGCGGCGGCTTGA
- a CDS encoding GFA family protein, giving the protein MSELNLPMEGGCRCGRVRLKISAPPLLTMACHCTGCQKMTSSAYSLSAAIPSEGFEVTQGEPVIGGLHGVTKHYFCPHCMSWMFTRPEGMDWFVNLRATMLDDPSWFTPFIETWTSEKLSFAETGAVYSYEALPEMDAYEGLVKEYMGRG; this is encoded by the coding sequence ATGAGCGAACTGAATTTACCAATGGAGGGCGGCTGCCGTTGCGGCCGGGTGCGATTGAAGATCAGCGCCCCGCCGCTGCTCACCATGGCCTGCCATTGCACGGGGTGCCAGAAGATGACATCAAGCGCCTATTCGCTGAGTGCGGCCATCCCGAGCGAAGGCTTCGAGGTGACGCAAGGCGAGCCGGTCATCGGCGGTCTGCATGGCGTCACGAAGCATTATTTCTGCCCGCATTGCATGAGCTGGATGTTCACTCGGCCGGAAGGCATGGACTGGTTCGTCAATCTGCGCGCGACCATGCTCGACGACCCGAGCTGGTTCACGCCCTTCATCGAGACATGGACGAGCGAGAAACTGTCATTTGCCGAGACAGGTGCGGTATACAGCTACGAGGCGCTGCCTGAGATGGACGCCTATGAGGGGCTGGTGAAGGAGTATATGGGCAGGGGATGA
- a CDS encoding sugar O-acetyltransferase, with translation MPASEREKMAAGEWYCCLDDELDLLRRQARLAVHAHNTLPPDERGAMAPALRALFAQAALNVFIEAPFHCSYGINITLGERVYFNAGCTILDSGRVTIGDRSMFGPGVQIYCAEHHKEPALRSTGIEIARPVTIGSDVWIGGSAIILGGITIGDGAIVGAGSVVTRDVPAGATVVGNPARIR, from the coding sequence ATGCCGGCCAGCGAACGCGAAAAGATGGCGGCAGGCGAATGGTATTGCTGCCTCGATGACGAGCTCGATCTCTTGCGCCGGCAGGCGCGCTTAGCCGTCCACGCGCACAATACGCTGCCGCCGGACGAGCGCGGCGCCATGGCACCTGCCCTGAGGGCACTCTTTGCGCAAGCAGCACTCAATGTCTTCATCGAGGCGCCGTTTCACTGCTCCTACGGCATCAATATCACTCTCGGCGAACGCGTCTATTTCAATGCCGGCTGCACCATTCTCGATTCCGGCCGCGTGACGATCGGCGATCGCAGCATGTTCGGCCCCGGCGTGCAGATTTATTGCGCCGAGCATCACAAGGAGCCGGCGCTTCGCAGCACGGGCATCGAGATCGCCAGGCCTGTCACCATCGGCAGCGATGTCTGGATCGGCGGCAGCGCTATCATCCTCGGCGGCATCACCATCGGCGACGGTGCGATTGTCGGGGCCGGTTCGGTGGTGACCAGGGATGTGCCGGCCGGCGCAACCGTGGTCGGCAATCCGGCCCGCATCCGCTAG
- a CDS encoding type 1 glutamine amidotransferase produces MVSSRDRPYQEEPMRVAVIENMRNTGLGALAAALDEAGAEIEWFRVWQDGILPKDISGHDALVVLGGEQSALDDETHPYLPELVRLARRFGDAGKAVLGICLGSQILARAYGADNHLGIAREFGWHGIGVTAEGRADPLLSALGGEFTIFEWHADTFSLPEGAVRLASSPVAENQAFRIGRAVYGTQFHFEANAAVVAQWKAEFPDTIARIAPGWLENHAELAARHGGAADAAGLAIARAWVSLIEREEVELLSQASA; encoded by the coding sequence ATGGTCTCTTCCCGTGATCGGCCATACCAGGAAGAGCCCATGCGCGTCGCAGTCATCGAAAACATGCGGAATACTGGCCTCGGCGCGCTTGCCGCAGCCCTCGACGAGGCGGGCGCGGAGATCGAATGGTTTCGGGTGTGGCAGGACGGTATCCTGCCGAAGGATATTTCCGGCCATGACGCGCTGGTCGTTCTCGGCGGCGAGCAGAGCGCGCTGGATGACGAAACCCACCCCTATCTGCCGGAGCTCGTCCGGCTCGCACGCCGCTTCGGTGATGCCGGCAAGGCGGTGCTCGGCATCTGCCTCGGCAGCCAGATCCTCGCCCGCGCCTATGGCGCCGACAATCATTTAGGGATCGCCCGCGAATTCGGCTGGCACGGGATCGGCGTCACCGCCGAGGGCCGGGCCGATCCGCTGCTGTCGGCGCTTGGCGGCGAATTCACCATCTTCGAATGGCATGCCGACACGTTTTCCCTGCCTGAGGGCGCGGTGCGTCTCGCCTCGAGCCCCGTTGCCGAGAACCAGGCCTTCCGCATCGGCCGCGCCGTCTATGGCACCCAGTTCCATTTCGAGGCCAATGCAGCGGTCGTCGCGCAATGGAAGGCCGAATTTCCCGATACGATCGCGCGCATTGCGCCGGGCTGGCTGGAGAACCATGCCGAACTGGCGGCAAGACATGGAGGAGCAGCCGATGCCGCAGGCCTTGCCATTGCGCGTGCCTGGGTCAGCCTGATCGAGAGGGAAGAGGTCGAGTTGCTGTCGCAGGCCTCGGCGTGA
- a CDS encoding type II toxin-antitoxin system CcdA family antitoxin encodes MNDESRTTGKPGSVMGANTHSKIERGCKAPTFDQKTSDDETLPREERERLWRIENAEAIAEQNEYVAKHGLPFAKYRQF; translated from the coding sequence ATGAACGATGAAAGCCGAACGACTGGCAAACCGGGATCGGTGATGGGTGCAAACACTCATTCCAAGATCGAAAGGGGCTGCAAAGCTCCGACCTTCGATCAAAAAACAAGCGACGATGAAACGCTGCCTCGCGAAGAACGCGAAAGACTTTGGCGAATTGAAAACGCCGAGGCGATCGCGGAGCAAAATGAGTATGTCGCAAAGCATGGCTTGCCATTTGCGAAATACAGGCAGTTTTGA